TACGACGATGGCGCCGAGGTATGGGTCGATCCGACATCATCGAGTGGTGCGTACCCGGTATTGACCCAATTGCCGCACGAATGAGCCTGCTTGACGCGCTGGGGCGGCCGCTTGGCAGTCTCAGGTTGTCGGTAACCGACCGCTGCAACATGCGGTGCGGTTACTGCATGCCTAACGATCACTATGTCTGGTTGCCCCGCGCCTCGATCCTGACGTTCGAGGAACTCGATCGTCTCGCTGGCGTCTTTGCCGGTCTGGGCGCGCGCAAGGTCCGGCTGACGGGCGGCGAACCCTTGCTCAGGCAGCATCTGGACCGGCTGGTCGCGCTGCTGTCGGCGCGCCCTGAGATCCAGGACATCGCGCTCACCACCAATGGGATTCTGCTGGCGGAACAGGTTGGGGCACTGGCGGCAGCCGGTCTCGGCCGCATTACCGTGAGCCTCGACACGCTGGATCCGGCCCGTCTCAAGCTCTTTGCCCGATCCGACCGTCATAGCGCCATTCTCGAGGGCATCGCCGCAGCTGTCGAAGCCGGATTCAGCGTCAAACTCAATACGGTGGTGATTCGCGGCTACAATGATGATGAGGTGGTGCCGCTGCTCAGCTACGCGCGCGAACGGGGCCTGGAATTGCGGTTCATCGAATACATGGATGTGGGCGGCGCGACCGGCTGGCGCGAAGGGGCGGTCGTGCCCCGCGAGGAGATTCTTCGGGTCGTTGCCGAGGCGTTCGGTCCGGTGGTGGCGCTCGACGGCCGCGGCGGTGCGCCGGCCGAGCAGTTCCGGCTGGAGGATGGGAGCGTCTTCGGAATCATTGCGTCGACCACGGCCCCCTTCTGCGGCAAGTGTGACCGGAGCCGAATCACGGCGGACGGCACCTGGTTCCGGTGCCTCTACGCCGACGACGGACTCGACCTGAGGACACCGCTTCGCGATGGGGCAACCGACGGCGACCTCCGGCTGCTGATCACCGGAGTCTGGCAGGCTCGGATGGATCGCGGCGCGGAGAACCGGCTGGCCGAGCCGCGTCGGGGCGCGCTCTACGCGCTGGATGGCCTGCGCGCCGATCCGCGACGCGAAATGCACACGCGCGGAGGCTAGCGGCCGCCCGTGACCCTGCACGTCGCGTTGATCGAGCCGGAGATCCCGCCCAACACCGGGAACATCGCACGTCTGTGCGCCGCCACCGATGTCGCGCTCCATTTGATCGGGCCGCTCGGGTTTTCCGTCGACGACGCGCAGGTTCGCCGGGCCGGGCTCGACTACTGGCCCCATGTGGACCTCTGGGTTCACGCGAACTGGTTCGGGTTCCGCGACGCGATCAGTCGGGAGCGCTGCCTCTATTTCTCGGCCCGGGCGGAACGGCCCTTCTGGGAGGCGCCGTACCGGACCAACAGCTGTCTCGTGTTCGGGAACGAGACTGGCGGCATGCCTGATCGGATTTTGGCCAAGCACCCGGATCGCTGCTATACCATCCCAATGCCGGGCCGGGGCGTTCGGAGCCTCAATCTGGCAACCGCGGTGGGTATCGTGCTCTACGAAGGGATTCGTCAGCTGGGGGTGGAAGGGGTCGCTCCGGCCGGTCCTTCTCGATCTTCGCGGCGAGCGAAGTAAGCGCCTCGGTCCCTTGGACCAACCTATTCGTATTACTATGTTTCCGCCGTGTCGGACCGATCGGCCTGCCGAGGCCGATTGCTGACTTGCCGACCGACCTCACAGAAAATTACAGGCCTATGTTCAACAAGATTACTGTCGTCGGCGCTGGCAACGTAGGTGCCACTGCCGCTCAACGTTTGGCAGAGAAGAACCTCGCTCGGACCATCGTGATGGTTGACGTGGTCGAGGGCGTGCCGCAGGGCAAGGCGCTGGATCAGTGGCAGTCGGGCCCGATCGAAGGCTACGACGCGCGGATCTATGGGGCCAACGATTACGAGGCCGCGCGCGACTCCGAGCTCTTTGTCGTCACCGCGGGCATAGCTCGGAAGCCCGGGATGAGCCGGGACGATTTGGTCAAGACCAACGCGGGAATCGTCAAGTCCGTCTCGGCCGAGATTGCGCGGGTGGCACCCAACTCGATCATCATCGTGGTGTCGAATCCGCTCGACGTAATGTGTTACGTCGCCATGAAGGCCAGCGGCTTCCCGCGCGAGCGGGTGCTCGGCATGGCGGGTGTGCTGGACACGGCTCGGTACCGCATGTTCCTGGCCGAAGCGGCCAATGTGTCCGTCGAGGACATCCAGGCGATGGTGCTGGGCGGTCACGGCGATACCATGGTCCCCCTGATTTCCTACACCACCGTGTCGGGCATTCCGATCACCCAGTTGCTCGATGCCGATACCCTGGGGAAGATCGTCGACCGGACCCGGAATGGGGGCGCCGAGATCGTCAAGCACCTGAAGACGGGTTCGGCCTACTACGCACCGAGTGCGGCCGCGGTTCAGATGGTCGAGGCCATCGTGCTCGACAAGAAGCGGATTCTGCCGAGTGCGGCCTGGTTGCAGGGCGAGTACGGGCTCACCGACGTCTACTGCGGCGTGCCGTGCAAGCTGGGGAGGGGTGGCTTGGAGCAGATCATCGATGTGACGCTGACCGAGCAGGAGCGAAAGGACCTGCACGCCTCGGCTGAGCAGGTTCGATCGCTCCAGACCGTCGTCGGCCTTTGACGGTCGCGGGCGCGAGACCTGCGCCAGCGGGGAACTGGCTGCTTCGATTCTACGCTTCGACGATCGGCCGCAAGATCGTCATGGCGGTAACCGGGATCATCCTGGTCGGGTACATCGTCGTTCACATGGTCGGTAACCTGCTGGTCTTCCGGGGCCAGCAGGCCATGAACGACTACGCCCACATGCTCCAGAGCAACCTGCCGTTGGTCTGGACCGTGCGGGTCATCCTGCTGGTAGCCGCAATCTTCCACATTCACGCAGCCTACACGCTCTCGCGGCTGGCTCGAGCGGCGCGTCCGGAGCGGTATGCCGGGCTCAAAGCCCAGGCCTCGACCTGGTCGGCACGCGGGATGCGCATCGGTGGCGTGCTGCTCGTCGTCTTCATCGTCTTTCATATTCTTCACCTCACCACTGGAGATGTTCTTGCTGCGCAATTCGTGCGCGGCGACGTGTACCAGAACGTGGTACGCAGCTTCTCCATTGTCTGGGTTGCGGTGTTTTATGTGGTCGCCATGCTTGCGCTGGCCTTTCACCTCCATCACGGCATCTGGAGCCTCTTCCAGACCGTGGGAGCCAACCACCCCAATCTGAATCCGACTCGGCGGAAGCTCGCCTGGCTGCTGTCGGTTGTGGTTCCCGTTGGGTTTGCGGCGGTGCCGCTGGCGATCGTCTTCGGGATGGTTCGGTAACTGACATGGAATTGAACGCACGGATCCCGAGCGGGCCGATCGAGCAGAAATGGGATCGGCACAAGTTCGACCTCAAGCTGGTCAACCCGGCCAACAAACGGAAATACTCGATCATCGTCGTCGGCTCCGGCCTCGCGGGCGGGGCGGCCGCCGCCTCGCTTGGCGAGCTGGGCTATCGGGTTCGCTGCTTCTGCATTCAGGACTCGCCGCGGCGGGCTCACAGCATCGCGGCGCAGGGCGGGATCAACGCAGCCAAGAACTACCAGAACGACGGTGACAGCATCTACCGGCTGTTCTACGACACGGTCAAGGGCGGCGACTTCCGGGCCCGCGAGGCCAATGTCTACCGTCTGGCCCAGGTCAGTGTCGACATCATCGATCAGTGTGTGGCGCAAGGCGTGCCATTTGCCCGCGAGTACGGTGGCTTGCTTGCCAATCGGTCGTTTGGTGGTGCGCAGGTTTCCCGGACCTTCTACGCCCGCGGGCAGACCGGCCAGCAGCTCCTGCTCGGTGCGTACAGTGCGCTCGAGCGTCAGGTTGCGGCCGGTACGGTCACCATGCACGACCGGACCGAAATGCTCGACCTGATCGTCGAGGACGGCCGGGCCGTCGGAATCGTGACCCGCAATCTGGTGACGGGCAACGTCGAGTCGGTCTTTGCCGACGCCGTGGTGCTCGCCACCGGCGGGTATGGCAACGTGTTCTATCTCTCGACCAACGCGAAGGGCTCCAACGTCACGGCCAGTTTCCGGGCCTACAAGCGTGGCGCAGCGTTCGGCAATCCGTGCTATACCCAGATCCACCCGACCTGCATTCCGATGAGCGGCGACTATCAGTCGAAGCTCACCCTGATGAGTGAGTCGCTTCGTAACGACGGTCGGGTCTGGGTTCCCAAGGCCCACGGCGACAAGCGGGCGGCCAGCGACATCCCGGAGTCCGAGCGCGACTACTACCTCGAGCGCAAGTATCCGAGCTACGGGAACCTCTGCCCCCGGGACATCGCGTCGCGCGCGGCCAAGGAAGTCTGTGACGAGGGCCGCGGTGTCGGAGAGACCGGACTCGGTGTCTACCTCGACTTTGCCGATGCGATTCGTCGACTCGGTGAAGACAAGATTCGCGAGCGCTACGGCAACCTGTTCGACATGTATGAACGGATCACCGGTGAGAATCCGTATCGGGTCCCGATGCGAATCTACCCGGCTGTTCACTACACCATGGGCGGGTTGTGGGTCGACTACAACCTGATGAGCAGCGTGCCCGGACTCTTCGTTCTGGGCGAGGCCAACTTCTCGGATCACGGGGCGAATCGCCTCGGTGCCAGCGCGCTGATGCAGGGACTCGCCGATGGCTACTTCATCATCCCGTACACCATCGGCAACTACCTCGCGGGGGTCAAACCCGGATCCTGGCGCGCGGATGGCGCCGAGGCGCGGGCTGCGGAGCGGGATGCTGCGGCGCGAATCAGTCGGTTGCTCGACGTCAACGGCAACCGCACGGTCGACTCATTTCACCGCGAACTCGGCCGGATCATGTGGGAGGACTGCGGGATGGCACGCTCCGCCGGAAGCCTGCAGCATGCGCTGGCGGAGATTCCCCGGCTCCGCGAGGAGTTCTGGCGTTCGGTTCGGGTCACCGGGCGGGGCGAGGAGTTCAATCAGGCGCTCGAAAAGGCCGGCCGGGTGGCTGATTTCCTGGAGTTTGCGGAGCTGATGTGCCGCGATGCTCACCACCGGGAGGAGTCGTGCGGCGGCCATTTCCGAACCGAACATCAGACCCCCGACGGCGAGGCCGAGCGGGACGATGAGAACTTCTGCTACGTTGCCGCCTGGGAGTATCGGGGCGACAACCAGGCTCCAGCGCTGCATCGGGAGCCGCTCGAGTTCGAAAACGTCAAGCTTGCAACCCGCAGCTACAAGTAGCCGATGCGAATTACTCTGAAAGTCTGGCGCCAGGAAGGCCCGAACAGCGGGGGCCGATTCGAGACCCATATCGCCAACGATGTCAGTCCCGACATGTCGTTTCTCGAGATGATGGACGTCGTCAACGAAGGGCTGATCGAGGAGGGGCGTGATCCGATTGCGTTCGATCACGATTGCCGCGAAGGTATCTGCGGTATGTGCAGCATGGTGATCGACGGGGTGCCGCATGGTCCGCACAAAGCGACCACCACCTGCCAGCTCCATATGCGGTCCTTCTCCGACGGTGACACGGTCACGGTCGAGCCGTTCCGTGCGCGCGGCTTCCCGATCGTGCGGGACCTCGCGGTCGACCGCTCGGCGCTCGATCGGATCATTCAGGCGGGCGGCTATGTCAGCGTCGCGACCGGCAACGCACCGGACGCCAACTCGGTGCCGATCTCGAAAGAGGCGGCCGATCGAGCGATGGACGTGGCTCAGTGCATCGGCTGCGGAGCGTGCGTGGCGGCCTGTCCCAACGCCAGTGCGATGCTGTTCGTCGGCGCCAAGGTCAGCCATCTCGGGCTGCTGCCGCAGGGGCAGCCGGAGCGGTATCGGCGGACCCTTGCAATGGTCACGCAGATGGATATCGAAGAGTTCGGTGGCTGCAGCAACTATGGTGAATGCGAAGCCGCCTGCCCGAAGGAGATCGGGGTATGGGCGATTGCCCGGATGAACGCGGACTTCGTCAAAGGGTCGGCGTTGGCCCGCAACGACGCGCGGAACGGCAGCGACGGCGCATAGGCGCCGTGCCGAGCCGCCCGCTGGCGATCGTCACCCTCCTGGCGATCGCAGCGGCCCCCGTGGGATGCGCTCGTTCGCCTACCGATCCGGATCCTGATCCTGGTATTTCCCGCAATCCGGAACTGGTCGCGACGGTTCCGATTCCTCCCGAGTACGGCATTCACGACACTTTCGTGCGCGACGGTCTGGCCTTCGTCTCGGCGTGGAACACCGGCCTCATCATCTTCGACGTCGGCGATGGTCGGCGTGGCGGATCGCCATCCAGCCCGGTCGAGATCAGCCGAATCGTGCCCAGCGGCAACGGTGTTCCCGGCGGTCCGGCGGTTCACAATGCCTGGTGGTTCCACAACCCCGTGTCCGGGGAGAAGCGCTATGTCTTCGTCGGACAGGAAGGGCCCGGAACGCTCTTCTCTTCTGCTTCGGGCGATCTCTACGTCATTGACGTTGCCGACCTTGCCCAGCCGCGAGAGGTGGCTTCGCTGCGCATTCCGGGTGCCGGGGTGCACAACTTCTGGATGGACGAAGCTCGTCAGGTGCTCTACGCCGCCTGGTACAACGCGGGTGTCGTTGCCATCGATGTCTCAGGAACGCTGGCAGGCGATCTCACCAGCCGAATCATTGCCCGAACGCCGAGTGGTGCTGCCTTCGGCAGCTACGTATGGGGGGTGATGCTCGCTAACGGGTCGCTCTGGGTCAACGACATGGTTGATGGCTTCTGGCGACTCGATCCGGTGACGCTCCAGCCGCAGGGCGGTGGGCGAAACCTGCCCAATCGTTGGGGGTCGGATCTCTGGGTTCGAGGCCAGTACGCCTATACCGGGACCTGGGGCGGAACGGCCCGGAATGGTACCGGCTTCGGCGACGTCATCAATGTCTGGCGCGTTGCCGGAGCAGGCGCGCCCGTGCTGGTCGACTCGGTTCGCGTTGCGGATGTCCGGACGGTCAGTGATCTCGAAGTGAGTGACGATGGACGGACACTAGTCGTGACAACCGAGCGATTGCCAGGCGCGGGCTTTCAGGTCTACGATCTCGCCGATCCGTCCAAGCCGGCCCTCCAAGCCAGCGTGTCTGTCGCGGCGGGTCTCCATACCGGTTCGCTCGCCCGGATCGGCGGCCAGCTCTACCTTTTTGCGGCGAAGAACCCGCCTGACCCCGCGCTGCTGATCTACCGCCTTACCCCCTGACTCGAGCTATTCCAAGACCTCGAAGCCGGCGCGTGCGACGACCTTTTGGCCGTAGAGGCACTCCGCCCGGTATGATCCCGGTTTCCAGGCGCCAGCCGGGTCGCGACCCCAGCCGTAGCTGTTGTACCAGCTCGAGGCGTCACCAGCGATCCGGTTTCCGAGCGTAAAGGTGGCTTCGATGTTGTCGGCCGTCGGTCCGTAAATGGTGCAGGCGAGGGGGACATAGATCGGTCGACCGGGCGGATCGAGCTCGAGCGTCACCTCGGTATAGATGTAGCGAGTCTGGGCAGCGGTGAAGCGCAGTCCGTACCGTCGCTGATTGAACACGGGCGTTTGCTGCGGACCTTCGAAGAAGCGAAGCCGGGTCGGACGAATCGTGGTGCGGAATTCCGACCCCGCCGTGCTCGCGCGGAAATCGAACGGTGTGAAGACCGGACCGGCCCGCGCCGCGGCCAGGCGCCAGAACCCGAACCCGGCCATCGCAAGCAACGCAACACCAAGTGCCGCCAGCAAGGGAAGCCGACTCCGCCGTACCGATCGCGGGGGGGGCTGGGGAGGAGGGGGCAGCGGTCCAATTCTGGTCAGCTCGTCGACCCGACGGCTCCCGTCGCCCAGAACGGTCGAGATGGCCTGCTTGAGGTTGGCCAACCCCTGCGGGCGATTCGGTTCCAGGACGTCGAGCCAGTGGCGGCTTTGGAGATGATACTCCATGGCGCGATCGGGCATCACGTTCTCGATCCGAACCGGGATGACGGTGGCACCACGGCGGACGGCGGCGTCGAGTTCATTGAGCACATGCCCCGACCGGTTGGCGTGGGCTGAGAATACCAGAACGAAGACGCGCGCAGCGGCAATCGCGTCGACGATGGCGTGAGCCCAGACGTCGCCCGCCTTGATGTCGCGCGGGGCAATCCAGCATCGGATCCCAGCCGCCTCGAGCTCGGCGACGACTTGAGCAGCCGTTGCCTGATCGTGGCTGGAATACGAAACGAAGACCGCGTGTGACATAGTGAGGTCTCCTACAATACCGCCGCCGCATTCGAGCGTCGAGAGGGGTGGGTCTTGACGGCTCGGTCCGGGAGCCTCCAATTCTCTGGGCACTCTCGGGAGGCGTACTCGATATGCCATCAGCCCCTCCAGGCCGTCCGGTTCTGGCTTTCCGGATCGGCGTCATCGGGCATCGGTGGGACCGGCTGCAGCCGGCCGGGCCGGCCGCCGGGGTGGCCGGTCTGGCTGCCGCAGGATCGCTCGAAGCTGGGCTCGTCAATGCCGTGCAGCCCGTCCTGGCATCGCTTGCTTCGTACCTTCGGGCTCTTGCCGAGGACCCGCGCAACGGCTACCAGGTTGGCGCCGCGGCACGCCTGTCTGTCGTGTCCGGGCTGGCCGAAGGAGCCGATCGGATCGTGGCGAGAAGCGGGCTGCGGCAAGGGTACCAGCTGACAGCCGTTCTACCGTATGCCCGCGAGGAGTACCGCAAGGACTTTGACGGCAGCTGGACGGCGCCTTCCTGGTCTCGACCTGGGGCGGATACTGAGTTTGACGAGTTGCTCGGTCTGGCGACGGCAGTGATCGAAACGGACGGTGCGCCGGGTCGGTACGACGCCTACGAGCCGCTCGGTCACGCCGTGCTCTCTCAGAGCGACATCCTCATCGTGATCTGGAACGGGCAAGGCGGGCGCGGACCGGGGGGGACGGCCAATCTGCTCGCCGAGGCACGCCGCGAGGAAATCCCCATCGTTCGGATCGATCCGAGCCGGCCGGAGCGGGTCTGGCTCGAGGAGGGCAGTCAGCCGGACGAGGGGGTTTCCCTCGGGCTTCAAGGCCTCTGGGCTCGGATCGATCGTCTCATCAAGGCACCCGACCAGTCGGGACTGAGCGGCCAGGCAGACGCCGAGGCACGCGAGGCGTTTTGGGCGGAGCGGCCGGTCCGCGGATATCTCGGAAAAGCGTTTCAACTGTTCGTCGAGCATTTCGAGCAGTTGCAGAGCCGGGCGGCGGCCGCATTCAAGCCGACGATGCCCCTATGGTTCCGGGTGATTCGTTTCTGGGGGCGCCCGCAGTTGCCAGCCGATTATACCGCAGCGGCACGGAGTGCCTGGTACGCACGTTTCGGCGGCCAGCTGGCCCCATCCGAGCTGGTGTCCCGCGTGGTGGAGCGACTCGCGCCCCTGCACGGCCGCCTCGATTTGCTCGGCCAGTACTACGCCGATCGGTACCGCTCGGCCTATACTGTGATATTCAGCTTGGCGTGGGTTGCCGCCGTTGCCGCAGTGGCTGGGCTGATTGCTCATGGCGCACACTCGCCGCTGGCCCTCGTCTTTGCCTGGCTCGAGTTGGGCGTCATTCTGGGCATCCTTGGCCTTACCTTCTGGGGCAAGCGGCGCCGGTTTCACGAGAAATGGATCGACTATCGCCTGCTTGCTGAGCAAGTTCGTCACCTCGCTTTCCTGTGGCCGATCGGGGCAACCTCATCGGCGGCGCGTCTGCCGGTCGAGCTCGCGCCCGGCGACCCGCGTGCCTGCTGGACCGGGTGGCTCTACCGGGCGCTGGTTCGGGACCTCGGCTTAGGCTTCGGGCAGTACTCCGCGGCGCACGCGGAGGCATGCAGGCGTTTCCTCCGCAGCGAAGAAATCCCGGCACAACGGGCCTATCACGCACGGCTCGCTGCTCGGTATCGCCGCGTCTCGCACGCGGTACATGTTCGGACGGACTGGCTGTTCGGAGCGGCAGCCGTCGTTGCACTGCTTCACGTCGTCGGGGCTCCGCACTGGCTGGCAGGCGGGCTCGGAGGGAGTGCGGAAGCCCTGGCTTCGCGCGAGCTGGCCCTCGCCGCCGTCCTGGCGGTTCTCTCGGTGTTCTTTCCGGCCCGGGCGGCGGCCTTACACGGCTGGGTCGGTCAATCGGACTTGTCCGCCGCGGCGCTTCGGTCAGCCGACATCGCGATTCGATTAGGCGAAGTCGAGCGGGCGATGGATGCTGCCGTCGCAACGGACAGCCGATCGCTGCGTATCGCGGCTCTTCGCGCCAGCCGGATCATGGAGAGTGAACTCGGAAACTGGCGGACGGCGTCCGTGAGCCGACCGTTGCAGCGGGTTTGAGGACTCTCAGCTCAGGTAGTGGGGCAGCATCTTGCGCCACCAGGGCCAGTCGTGATCGACGTCATGGCCCCAGAGGTCGAGGGTGTGCGGAATCCCCTTCTGATGCAGCAGGGCGGAAAATCGGCGGGAGCAGTCCGGCGCCTCGTAGGCACCTTGACCGGTAACGAGCACGATACGGCAATCCGTTTGCAGCCGGCCCAAGCTCTCACCACCGAGGTCGGTCAGAAACCAGGACGGATTGTTGAAGTAGCAGTTGTCGTCTGAATAGCCGCGCAGGTAGTCGGGTGCCAGGTCGTAGAATCCGCTCATCGCAATCAGGCCGGAAAACAGATCGGGCCGACGAAAGACCGCGTTTGCCGCGTGGAACGCGCCGAAGCTCGCTCCCGAGGCAATCAGTCGAACCCCGGGATCGCCGGCCGCGTGCCGAATCCAGGGAACCACTTCGTCCTCGACATACCGGGAGTAGAGCGCCTGCCGTCGAGCCTGTTCCTTGACCGGCAGGGCGCGATCCATCCAGGCATACCGATTGATGCTCTCGATCGAGATCACCCGGATTCGTCCAGCCATGATGGCCGGCTCGACGGACTTGATGAGAAAGAACCGCTCGCACTCGAGGTAATCGGCGGCCGCGGTCGGAAAGAGCAGCACGGGCTGGCCACGGTTGCCGTACGAAACCAGTGGCATCTCGATGCCCAGCGCGGGGCTGTGCCACGAGACGAGGGCTCGTGGCATTGCAGGATCGACGTACTGGTAGCTCATGGCCGGGTACTCGCTCAGAGTCGGGGTAGGGTGACGCCCTTCTGTCCCTGGTATTTCCCGGCTTTGTCTCGATAGCTGGTTTCGCAGATATCGTCCTCGTCCGCCTCGAAGAAGAGCACCTGGCAGATGCCTTCGTTGGCATAGACCCGGGCGGGCAAGGGGGTAGTGTTGGAGATTTCGAGGGTCACGTGCCCTTCCCATTCCGGCTCGAACGGGGTCACGTTCGTAATGATTCCGCAGCGGGCATAGGTCGACTTGCCGACACAAATGGTCAGTACGTTTCGGGGAATCCGGAAGTACTCTACCGACCGGGCCAGCGCAAAGCTGTTGGGCGGGACGATGCAGACGTCACCCTCGAACTCGACGAAGCTTCGCGAGTCGAACTCTTTGGGGTCGACGATGGCCGACAACACGTTGGTGAAGATCTTGAACTCCGGGGCGACCCGCATGTCGTAGCCGTAGGACGAGACGCCGTAGGAGATGACCTTCCGACCCTGCGCGTCGACCTGGCGGACCTGGTTCTCGACGAAAGGCTCGATCATGTGGTACTCGGCGGCCATCCGGCGAATCCACCGGTCTGACTTGATGGACATCCGTAGCGATTCCGTGTTAAAAGGGGGATTGGGCGCCCTGCAGGTTTCGCTGATCGCAGTCGCCGAGGGGGGGAATATAGCGATGAGCGATGGTCTCGCGACCCGTCCTGATCGTGCGCGCTTCGGGGGCCCGGGATCCGCGCCGGGAACCGGGTGAAGGGCTTCCTCGGGAAAGACTAGAAGTTCAGTCGGAATTGATCGTGTAAATCCGCTCTGTATCATGAGTTATAAGCCCCGAGTTCGGGTTGAAGTCGTCCGGCCGCCCGGTTAGATTCCCAGGCTACATCGTGAATCTTTTCACGATGTTTTCCGGCCGCGTGATCGCATCGAGAAGACCATCTAGCTCGGACGCCTATGCTTCGGTCGTATTCTCCCCTCCTCATTTTGATCGCCTTCGTGGCAGCAAACGCGATCATGATGCTCGGAGTGTCGCACATCTTCTCGACGTACCGTCGAACCGCCGTGAAGGTGGCGCCGTATGAGTCCGGCATTCCGGCCTTGGGCGACACGCGCGAGCGGTTCTCGGTCAAGTTCTATCTGGTCGCGATGCTGTTCATCATCTTCGACATCGAGGCCGTGTTCCTGATTCCCTGGGCTGTGGCGTTCAGCCAGTTCAAGGACATCACAGGGCTGCTGCTGATCGAGATTCTCATCTTCGTCGGGATTCTCGGTGTCGGCTATGTGTACGTGTGGAAGCGAGGTGCCTTGCAATGGGATTGACACTTCCCGCTGGTCACGACAGCACGGAGCTGCCGGGCGAATCCCCGAATTACGTCGCGACCCGGCTTGATTTTCTGGTCAACTGGGCCCGGTCGAATTCGTTGTGGCCGATGCCGTTCGGCACGGCCTGTTGTGCCATCGAGTTCATGGCGACGGCGGCCGGGCGGTTCGATCTGGCGCGCTTCGGTATGGAGCGGCAGAGTTTCTCGCCGCGCCAGGCCGACGTGCTGATCTGTGCGGGGCGCT
The Gemmatimonadales bacterium genome window above contains:
- a CDS encoding succinate dehydrogenase/fumarate reductase iron-sulfur subunit; translation: MRITLKVWRQEGPNSGGRFETHIANDVSPDMSFLEMMDVVNEGLIEEGRDPIAFDHDCREGICGMCSMVIDGVPHGPHKATTTCQLHMRSFSDGDTVTVEPFRARGFPIVRDLAVDRSALDRIIQAGGYVSVATGNAPDANSVPISKEAADRAMDVAQCIGCGACVAACPNASAMLFVGAKVSHLGLLPQGQPERYRRTLAMVTQMDIEEFGGCSNYGECEAACPKEIGVWAIARMNADFVKGSALARNDARNGSDGA
- a CDS encoding fumarate reductase/succinate dehydrogenase flavoprotein subunit, with product MELNARIPSGPIEQKWDRHKFDLKLVNPANKRKYSIIVVGSGLAGGAAAASLGELGYRVRCFCIQDSPRRAHSIAAQGGINAAKNYQNDGDSIYRLFYDTVKGGDFRAREANVYRLAQVSVDIIDQCVAQGVPFAREYGGLLANRSFGGAQVSRTFYARGQTGQQLLLGAYSALERQVAAGTVTMHDRTEMLDLIVEDGRAVGIVTRNLVTGNVESVFADAVVLATGGYGNVFYLSTNAKGSNVTASFRAYKRGAAFGNPCYTQIHPTCIPMSGDYQSKLTLMSESLRNDGRVWVPKAHGDKRAASDIPESERDYYLERKYPSYGNLCPRDIASRAAKEVCDEGRGVGETGLGVYLDFADAIRRLGEDKIRERYGNLFDMYERITGENPYRVPMRIYPAVHYTMGGLWVDYNLMSSVPGLFVLGEANFSDHGANRLGASALMQGLADGYFIIPYTIGNYLAGVKPGSWRADGAEARAAERDAAARISRLLDVNGNRTVDSFHRELGRIMWEDCGMARSAGSLQHALAEIPRLREEFWRSVRVTGRGEEFNQALEKAGRVADFLEFAELMCRDAHHREESCGGHFRTEHQTPDGEAERDDENFCYVAAWEYRGDNQAPALHREPLEFENVKLATRSYK
- a CDS encoding succinate dehydrogenase cytochrome b subunit is translated as MAVTGIILVGYIVVHMVGNLLVFRGQQAMNDYAHMLQSNLPLVWTVRVILLVAAIFHIHAAYTLSRLARAARPERYAGLKAQASTWSARGMRIGGVLLVVFIVFHILHLTTGDVLAAQFVRGDVYQNVVRSFSIVWVAVFYVVAMLALAFHLHHGIWSLFQTVGANHPNLNPTRRKLAWLLSVVVPVGFAAVPLAIVFGMVR
- a CDS encoding NADH-quinone oxidoreductase subunit A; the protein is MLRSYSPLLILIAFVAANAIMMLGVSHIFSTYRRTAVKVAPYESGIPALGDTRERFSVKFYLVAMLFIIFDIEAVFLIPWAVAFSQFKDITGLLLIEILIFVGILGVGYVYVWKRGALQWD
- the mdh gene encoding malate dehydrogenase, translated to MFNKITVVGAGNVGATAAQRLAEKNLARTIVMVDVVEGVPQGKALDQWQSGPIEGYDARIYGANDYEAARDSELFVVTAGIARKPGMSRDDLVKTNAGIVKSVSAEIARVAPNSIIIVVSNPLDVMCYVAMKASGFPRERVLGMAGVLDTARYRMFLAEAANVSVEDIQAMVLGGHGDTMVPLISYTTVSGIPITQLLDADTLGKIVDRTRNGGAEIVKHLKTGSAYYAPSAAAVQMVEAIVLDKKRILPSAAWLQGEYGLTDVYCGVPCKLGRGGLEQIIDVTLTEQERKDLHASAEQVRSLQTVVGL
- a CDS encoding toll/interleukin-1 receptor domain-containing protein codes for the protein MSHAVFVSYSSHDQATAAQVVAELEAAGIRCWIAPRDIKAGDVWAHAIVDAIAAARVFVLVFSAHANRSGHVLNELDAAVRRGATVIPVRIENVMPDRAMEYHLQSRHWLDVLEPNRPQGLANLKQAISTVLGDGSRRVDELTRIGPLPPPPQPPPRSVRRSRLPLLAALGVALLAMAGFGFWRLAAARAGPVFTPFDFRASTAGSEFRTTIRPTRLRFFEGPQQTPVFNQRRYGLRFTAAQTRYIYTEVTLELDPPGRPIYVPLACTIYGPTADNIEATFTLGNRIAGDASSWYNSYGWGRDPAGAWKPGSYRAECLYGQKVVARAGFEVLE
- the moaA gene encoding GTP 3',8-cyclase MoaA; translated protein: MSLLDALGRPLGSLRLSVTDRCNMRCGYCMPNDHYVWLPRASILTFEELDRLAGVFAGLGARKVRLTGGEPLLRQHLDRLVALLSARPEIQDIALTTNGILLAEQVGALAAAGLGRITVSLDTLDPARLKLFARSDRHSAILEGIAAAVEAGFSVKLNTVVIRGYNDDEVVPLLSYARERGLELRFIEYMDVGGATGWREGAVVPREEILRVVAEAFGPVVALDGRGGAPAEQFRLEDGSVFGIIASTTAPFCGKCDRSRITADGTWFRCLYADDGLDLRTPLRDGATDGDLRLLITGVWQARMDRGAENRLAEPRRGALYALDGLRADPRREMHTRGG
- a CDS encoding dCTP deaminase, with product MSIKSDRWIRRMAAEYHMIEPFVENQVRQVDAQGRKVISYGVSSYGYDMRVAPEFKIFTNVLSAIVDPKEFDSRSFVEFEGDVCIVPPNSFALARSVEYFRIPRNVLTICVGKSTYARCGIITNVTPFEPEWEGHVTLEISNTTPLPARVYANEGICQVLFFEADEDDICETSYRDKAGKYQGQKGVTLPRL
- a CDS encoding tRNA (cytidine(34)-2'-O)-methyltransferase; protein product: MTLHVALIEPEIPPNTGNIARLCAATDVALHLIGPLGFSVDDAQVRRAGLDYWPHVDLWVHANWFGFRDAISRERCLYFSARAERPFWEAPYRTNSCLVFGNETGGMPDRILAKHPDRCYTIPMPGRGVRSLNLATAVGIVLYEGIRQLGVEGVAPAGPSRSSRRAK